CGTCACGCTGATCCCGGCGCGCCGCGGCGCTCCCGGTCTCAGCGTGAGCGTGATGCATCGCGGGTTGCCGCGGATCGGCGTCGGTGACATCCTGTCGGGAGACCAGTTCTCGTACATCACCGCGCTGAATACCACCGAGTACCGTGCCACGGCTGCTGCGCGACTCGGTGCTGTCCGCCTCGGCGTGGGCGGTGGATGGAACCATTACTCCACCGACGCCGAGATCATTTTCGTCGACCCGGTCACCGACGCCGAGCAGCCGGCGATCAACCTCGCCATCCGCGACACGAGGGCGCTGGGATACATCGACGCCGGGGTCGGTGCCGGGATCTTCTATCTCATCGGAGAGGTGGGAGCGCAGCGCGGCAAGGATCTCGGCCTGGTCACCACGTTCGCCGACAACGATCCGACGGAGACGCGGCTTTTTGCCAGCATCGGTCTACGGTTCGGGTTCTGATCCGGCTCGGGAACCGTTCATGCGCCGCGCGCATGAGCTGGCGCAGCGTGGGTGGGGGCGGACATTTCCCAATCCGATGGTCGGCGCGGTCCTCGTGGCTGACGACGAGATCGTTGGCGAAGGGTGGCATGCCGAGCACGGTGGACGGCACGCCGAAGTCATGGCGATCGACAGTGCCCGCGAGCGAGCGAAGGGCGCAACACTCTACGTCACGCTCGAGCCGTGTACTCACGTCGGGAAGCAGCCGCCGTGCACCGACGCAATCATCGCGGCCGGTATTGTGCGCGTCGTCGTTGCCGTGCGGGATCCGAATCCGGTCGCGGCTGGCGGCATCGAGCGGCTGCGGGCAGCGGGCATTGAAGCAGTGCTCGATCAGGATGCCGGCGCCGACTACAACTTCCGCTTCAGCCATCAGTTCACCGAGGCGAAGCGCCCGTACGTCGCGGTGAAGCTCACCGTGTCGATGGACGCGATGATCGCCGACGCGAAGGGACGGTCGCAGTGGATCTCCTCGCCGGCAGCGCGGGAGTGGGTGCACTGGCTCCGCGCTGGGTTCGGCGCGATCGGCGTCGGCGCACGTACCGCAATCGCGGACGACGTGCAGCTCACGGTGCGGGGCCCGGTGTCGCCGCGCGTGGCACCGGTGCGGGTGATCTTCGATCGCAGCGCGACATTGCCGGCGACGAGTCGCCTTTTCGAGGGAACGACGCCGGTGATCGTGGTCGTCGGGTCGGGCGTGGGCGACGCGACACGGGAGACGCTCACGCGCGCCGGCGCGCAGGTCGTAGTCGGTGACGAATTGGCGGATGGGTTGCAGGCGCTGGCGTGCAGCGGTGTCGATTCGATCCTGATCGAAGGCGGCGGTCGGCTCGCCAGCGCGCTGCTGGCGGAGCGGCTGGTCGATCGGGTCTATCAGGTGCAGGCGCCGCGGTGGCTCGGTACCGGCGTGCCGGCGTGGCCGGCAATCCCGGCGACGTCGCTGACAGAATCGGAACGGTGGCGGATGATTGCCGTCGAACGGCTCGGCGATCGTGACGACGCCGACGCCGTCCTCACGCTCGAGCATCGCTGATGTTCACCGGCATCATCGAGCAGGTCGGAGCGGTGCGCGCAGCCACGCCGCACGACGGCGGCCTCGAGCTCCGGATCGGCGCCTCGCTCGGCGAAGTCGTGCTCGGTGAAAGCATTGCGATCGATGGCGCCTGCCTCACGGTGACAGCGTTCGGCGCGGACTGGTTCGGGGTTCACGTCGTCACGACGTCGCTCGATCGCACCGCCTTCGTGAACTATCGGGAGGGGCGTCGCGTTAACGTCGAGCGGGCGTTGCGGGCGGGAGACCGGTTTGGCGGTCACCTGGTCCAGGGGCACGTCGACGCGGTCGGCCGGGTGAAATCGGTGCGAGACCAGGGCGATGCCCTGCTGATCGACATTGTGGCGCCGCCGGCGGTGATGGCGGTGTCGATTCCGCTGGGCTCGATCGCGGTCGACGGCGTCTCGATGACGGTGAACGGCATTTCCGCACCGGACCTGATTCAGCTCTCGGTGATCCCGTTTACCTTGGAGCACACGACGCTGGGCGATCGGGTCAGCGGCGACGCGGTGCATCTCGAAGGAGACCTCGTGGGGAAGTACGTGACTCAACTCGCCGATGGATGGCGGGCGGCAGCGGCACGATGACATCGATCGAACGGGCGATCGCGGATATCCGCGCCGGAAAGATCGTGGTCGTCGTTGACGATGCCGATCGCGAGAATGAGGGCGACCTCGTCTGCGCGGCCGAATTGATCACGCCGGAAATCGTCAATTTCATGGCACGGCACGGGCGCGGCTGGATCTGCCTCGCGCTCACGGCCGAAGACTGCGACCGGCTCGAATTGCCGCAGATGGTGGAGCGCAACACCGAGGCGATGAGCACCGCGTTCACCGTGACGATCGACGCCCACCGTCGCTTCGGTGTCACGACCGGCATCTCCGCGAGTGATCGCGCGGCGACGATTCGCGTGGCGATCGATCCATCGAGTGCGCCGGCGGATCTGCGGCGCCCCGGCCACATCCAGCCCTTGCGTGCACAACGCGGTGGCGTGTTGCGGCGCGTGGGACACACCGAGGCGAGCGTCGATCTGGCGCGGCTGGCTGGGCTCCGGCCGGCAGGGGTGATCTGCGAGATCCTCAATGCGGACGGATCGATGGCGCGACTGCCCGAGCTGCGTACCTTCGCCGCCGAGCACGAGCTGTCGCTGATCACCGTCGCCGACCTGGTGGCGTGGCGGCTCCGGACCGAGCGCCTGGTCCATCGTGTCGCCGATGCGAGACTGCCGACGGAGTTCGGCGAGTTCCGCGTGATCGGTTATCGCAACGACGTCGACCACGCGGAGCACGTGGCCCTCGTCTTCGGCGATGTCGCGGGAGAGGCGGACGTGCTGGTACGGATGCATTCCAAGTGCCTCACCGGCGATGTCTTTCATTCGATGCGCTGCGATTGCGGCAACCAGCTGCACCGGGCGATGGAGATGATCACCCAGGCGGGACGCGGCGTGATCGTCTATCTCGACCAGGAAGGCCGCGGCATCGGGTTGCTCAACAAGTTGCGCGCCTACGAGCTGCAGGACGCCGGCACCGATACGGTCGAGGCGAACGAACGGCTCGGGTTCAAGGCTGACCTGCGCGATTTCGGTATCGGCGCCCAGATTCTTCGCGACCTGGGCCTGTCGACGCTCAAGATCATGACCAACAATCCGCGCAAGCTGGTCGGGCTCGAAGGGTACGGGCTCGAGATCGTCGAGCGAGTGCCGCTCATCGCCGACGCCACGCCCGACAACAGCGCCTACCTGGCCACCAAGCGCGACAAGCTTGGTCACCTCCTCGCGCACTGAATCAATGCCGACATTCGAAGGTCAATCGCGCGCGAGCGGACGGGTGGCGCTGGTCGCCTCGCGATATCACGAACGAATCACCATCCGTCTCGTCGACGGGGCGATGGCGGCGTGTCTCGAGGCAGGATGTCCCGAATCGGATGTCGACGTCCTCTGGGTGGTCGGTGCCTTCGAACTCGGCGTGGTCGCCACCGCCGCCGCGCACAGCGGACGCTACGTCGCCATCGCGGCGCTTGGCGTGGTGATCCGCGGCGAGACGCCACACTTCGATTACGTGGCTGGTGAAACCGCCGCGGCGCTGGGACGCGCGGCGACCGAGACGCTGGTACCGATCGGCTTCGGCCTCCTCACCTGTGACACGATGGACCAGGCGGTGGCGCGCGCCGGGGGGTCGGCCGGGAACAAGGGTCATGAGGCAGCCGAAGCCGCATTGCGCACGGCGGACCTGATTCGCCAGGCGCTGGAAGACTAGTGTTGCGCCGCGAGACACGGCAGCGAGCCCGCGCGCTGCAACTCCTGTATGCCCTCGAGCTCACGGGTGAGTCGGACACGACGGCGGCGGCGGAGGCGATCGCGAAGCTCACCGGCGATCACGCGCTCATCTTCGAGGATGTTGAGCCGATGGTCGTGCGCATCCGCGCCGAACGCGAGGACCTTGATCGGCTCGCCGAGGTCGCCGCCGATAACTGGCGGCTCGAACGGATCGCGACGATCGAACGCAACATCCTGCGCATCGCGATCCATGAAATGGTGCACGAACGGATTCCGCCCAGGGTCGCGATCGACGAAGCGCTCTGGCTGGCCCACCGGTTCGCCGGCGTCCGCGCACCGGCCTTCATCAACGGCATTCTCGATCGGGTGGCGCGCGACCTCGGGCGCCTGTAAGTCACGATGAATCTCCTGGTCACCAACTGGCAGGATCTCCGGAATCCGCAGGGTGGGGGTGCGGAAGTGCACCTCTTCGAGATCTTCTCGCGGCTCGCCGCGCGAGGGCACCGGGTGACGTTGATCTGCTGCGGCTTTCCCGGCGGGGCGCCGGTAGAAGTCGTCGAGGGCATCGAGGTGCATCGGCACGGCGGCCGGCATTCGTTTGCCCTGTCCGGCTGGCAGGCGATTTCGCGCGCGGTGCGAACGCTTCGCCCCGATGTCGTGATCGACGACATCAACAAGCTGCCGATTGGCGCGCCGCTGCTGACATCCCGGCCGGTGTATGCCATCGTGCCCCACCTGTTCGGGACCACGGCGTTCGCCGAAGCGTCGTGGCCGGTGGCGGCGACGGTCTGGGCGGCAGAGAAGCTGATTCCGCGGATCTACCGCAACGCCTGGTTCCACGCCATCAGTGACTCGACGCGAGACGATCTCGTGGCGCGCGGCATCCCTCGCGGGCGGATCGCGGTGGTCTATCCAGGGGTCGATACCCGACGCTTCCACCCCGATCCGGCGACGCCGCGCCGCGCCGACCCGCGCTTTGTCTACGTCGGCCGGCTTCGCCGCTACAAGGGGATCGAATACCTCATTGACGCACTGGCCGAGGCGGGGAAGCTCCGTCCCGATCTCAGCGTGGATATCGCGGGGACTGGCGATGATCGTGCCCGGCTTGAGGGACGGGCCCGCGAGCGCGGGGTTGCCGATCGGGTGCGGTTCCATGGCTATGTCGACGAAGCGACGCGGCTCCGGCTCTTGCGGGAGTCGGTGGCGAACGTATTTCCTTCCCCGAAGGAAGGGTGGGGGATCACCGTCATGGAGGCCGCGGCGTGCGGCACGCCGTCGATCGCATCCGACT
This is a stretch of genomic DNA from Gemmatimonadales bacterium. It encodes these proteins:
- a CDS encoding bifunctional 3,4-dihydroxy-2-butanone-4-phosphate synthase/GTP cyclohydrolase II, translated to MTSIERAIADIRAGKIVVVVDDADRENEGDLVCAAELITPEIVNFMARHGRGWICLALTAEDCDRLELPQMVERNTEAMSTAFTVTIDAHRRFGVTTGISASDRAATIRVAIDPSSAPADLRRPGHIQPLRAQRGGVLRRVGHTEASVDLARLAGLRPAGVICEILNADGSMARLPELRTFAAEHELSLITVADLVAWRLRTERLVHRVADARLPTEFGEFRVIGYRNDVDHAEHVALVFGDVAGEADVLVRMHSKCLTGDVFHSMRCDCGNQLHRAMEMITQAGRGVIVYLDQEGRGIGLLNKLRAYELQDAGTDTVEANERLGFKADLRDFGIGAQILRDLGLSTLKIMTNNPRKLVGLEGYGLEIVERVPLIADATPDNSAYLATKRDKLGHLLAH
- the ribH gene encoding 6,7-dimethyl-8-ribityllumazine synthase — encoded protein: MPTFEGQSRASGRVALVASRYHERITIRLVDGAMAACLEAGCPESDVDVLWVVGAFELGVVATAAAHSGRYVAIAALGVVIRGETPHFDYVAGETAAALGRAATETLVPIGFGLLTCDTMDQAVARAGGSAGNKGHEAAEAALRTADLIRQALED
- a CDS encoding glycosyltransferase family 4 protein — translated: MNLLVTNWQDLRNPQGGGAEVHLFEIFSRLAARGHRVTLICCGFPGGAPVEVVEGIEVHRHGGRHSFALSGWQAISRAVRTLRPDVVIDDINKLPIGAPLLTSRPVYAIVPHLFGTTAFAEASWPVAATVWAAEKLIPRIYRNAWFHAISDSTRDDLVARGIPRGRIAVVYPGVDTRRFHPDPATPRRADPRFVYVGRLRRYKGIEYLIDALAEAGKLRPDLSVDIAGTGDDRARLEGRARERGVADRVRFHGYVDEATRLRLLRESVANVFPSPKEGWGITVMEAAACGTPSIASDSPGLRDSVRNGRTGILVPHGDVAALAQAMVALATDRPRAETLGRAAREWAEQLSWDSAAEIVERHLAALAAGRDPIVTPDS
- the ribD gene encoding bifunctional diaminohydroxyphosphoribosylaminopyrimidine deaminase/5-amino-6-(5-phosphoribosylamino)uracil reductase RibD; amino-acid sequence: MRRAHELAQRGWGRTFPNPMVGAVLVADDEIVGEGWHAEHGGRHAEVMAIDSARERAKGATLYVTLEPCTHVGKQPPCTDAIIAAGIVRVVVAVRDPNPVAAGGIERLRAAGIEAVLDQDAGADYNFRFSHQFTEAKRPYVAVKLTVSMDAMIADAKGRSQWISSPAAREWVHWLRAGFGAIGVGARTAIADDVQLTVRGPVSPRVAPVRVIFDRSATLPATSRLFEGTTPVIVVVGSGVGDATRETLTRAGAQVVVGDELADGLQALACSGVDSILIEGGGRLASALLAERLVDRVYQVQAPRWLGTGVPAWPAIPATSLTESERWRMIAVERLGDRDDADAVLTLEHR
- a CDS encoding riboflavin synthase; this encodes MFTGIIEQVGAVRAATPHDGGLELRIGASLGEVVLGESIAIDGACLTVTAFGADWFGVHVVTTSLDRTAFVNYREGRRVNVERALRAGDRFGGHLVQGHVDAVGRVKSVRDQGDALLIDIVAPPAVMAVSIPLGSIAVDGVSMTVNGISAPDLIQLSVIPFTLEHTTLGDRVSGDAVHLEGDLVGKYVTQLADGWRAAAAR
- the nusB gene encoding transcription antitermination factor NusB; translated protein: MRRETRQRARALQLLYALELTGESDTTAAAEAIAKLTGDHALIFEDVEPMVVRIRAEREDLDRLAEVAADNWRLERIATIERNILRIAIHEMVHERIPPRVAIDEALWLAHRFAGVRAPAFINGILDRVARDLGRL